The window GCCCTCGTCCGGCCGTTGCTGGGTGAAACCGCTGGCAGCCAAGGCGTTCTGCCATATGCCCTCGTCCAGGACGCCATCCATGTGCAGCGCTTCCAGGATGCGAAGAGGAACGATCTCCCGCTCCTGTGCGGACGCGGAGCCGGTGGTCTGCGTAGCCAGCAGCCCGACCATGCAGCATACGATCGCCGCACGTCTAAAACAGAAGGTGGTCAGGGCGCGCGGGAACACGCGAGAACTGTACATCTTTCTATTCCTCCATGGGCTGCCCGAATGGAACGGACAGGCTGAACGTAACATTCCGACCCGGATTATCGGTAAAATAGCGGAACCGGCTCAGGTAGTCCCGGTATCGCTTGTTGAACAGATTGTGTACACCGAATTGCATGCGTACGAGCTGGTCGGCCACGGCTAACTCCCCATGCAGGTTTACGTCGAAGAGGTTGTAACCGGCCGGCGGATCCGCATAGTCGATGCCTTCGGGAAAATCCTCCTGCCGCAGGACGAAGCGGCCTTCGAACCCTATCCCGGCTTCCAGCAGGCGCCCGGCGGCGGGCAGGCGGAAATTCAGACCGGCTATCAACCGGGTGGGTGGCATCTGGTACAGAGGTTCGTTTTCCGCCGTGTTTCGTCCGCGGACGAGGGAGGCGGACAGATATGCACCCATGTACCGCGTCGTGTCGTACTCCAAGTATCCGTCGAATCCCTGAATCACCGCGTCGGACTGAACATAGTTGAATTTGGGGAACGCGCCCCGAATTGTCAACACGAGATCGCCTGCCGGCAGCAGCGAGATGAAGTTTCGGTAGCTCGATCGAAAAAAACCCAGTTCGCCGCGACCCCGATCCCCCCGGTACCGCAGGGTGAGATCCGTGTTCAGGTTCGATTCCGTATCCAGTTCCTTGTCTCCGATCTCGAACTGCGCCGTACCGTGATGAACGCCATGGCTGTACAGCTCGTTCACCCCGGGCGGCCGCCAGGCCCGGCCTACGTTGGCGGCGACGGCCAGGGCCGGGGTCATCTCGTGGATCAAGCCGAGAACCCCCGTCATGTTGCGGTAGGTGTAAATACCCCCCTCGACGATCTCGGTAGCGCGCCGGCCTGCGTTCGAGTAGATCTCCGTCCAGCGATAGTCGTATCGCAAACCTGTTTCTATCGTGGTCTTGCCTTTCGTCCACGATTCCAAGGCAAACACGCCTAAACTGTAGGCCTGGAAGTCGGGAATGAGGAACCCCGTGCTGAACCGCGCGTTTCGTTGACGCATGCCGCTGACGCCGACCTTTCCGTACCAGTTTCCAAAGTTGCGGTGGTGGAAGATCACTTCGCCGCTGTGCGTCTGCAATCCCAGGTCGAATCCGGGTCTTGTCGGCGTACGGCCGCCCCGGGCGTGGGCGTCCCACTCCTCCCGCCGGTTGTACTGCTGACCGTACCGCAGCTCGAGATTGCCCAAGCGCTCGAAACGTACCGTGGATCGTACGGACAGAAGATCGTGGTCCACCCGCTGGCGCGGATTGCCGATTTCGTAGGTGAAAGAACCCGCGATTCCCGGCTCGCCCCGCTCGATGGCCCGTCTCAGGTCAGTAGTGTTGCCGATGTGGGCGCCTTTGTAAATCCCCAACCAGGTACCGAAATGACTGAAATAGGCCTCCGTGTCAACCCGGTCCGTCGTAAGGCCCAGCGCCACCGAATAGTTCCGTTCGTCGAATCCGGAATTCCGTATGACGTGCAACGGCGCCCGGGCGTCGCCCGCGCGGCGCAGACTCCCCTGCACCCGCCACTTGAGTCCTACGGAGCGGCGGAGCGCGCCCTGCACGAGGAGGGAAGCCGCCCCCTGCCTGTTATTGGAAAAGAGATTCGTGTTGAATCGGCCGCCCATACCTGGATCCACGGGCAGTTCCGGCGGTTCGATGCGGATTACGCCCCCGATGGCGCCGGCGCCGTACTGCACGCTGGCGGCGCCCTTGAGCACCTCGATGCGGGCAGGGGCAAAGGGGTCGATCTCCGGCGCGTGGTCACCGCCCCACTGCTGCCCCTCCTGGGTAACACCGGCATTGAGTATCAGCACCCGTGCGCTGTGGACTCCACGCACCACGGGCTTCGAAATGGCTGGTCCCGTGGTGAGGGAGGTTACGCCCGGCAGGGACTCCAGCGTTTCGCCCAGCGTCTGTCCCCGGCGTTCTTCCAGGGCGGAAGAGGGCAGGACGAGGATGGACTGGCTGGACCCGGTGAGTTCGCCCGCAAGGTCCCGGTCGCCGGTGACGGTGACCTCTTCGCCGATAAGGGCCTCCGGCTCCATGGTTACTTCAAGCACGGGGAACCTGTTTTCGGTGACAAGTATCTCGCTTCGGATCGTCCTGTAGCCGACAAATCGGAATTCGATCGCATGTTTGCCCTGCGGAACGCTTTCCAGGCGGAAAACGCCCCTTTCGTCTGTAAACGCACCGATCTCGAGTGCGGGCAGGACGACGGTCACCGCCGGCATCGGCTCGCCGGCCTCGTTCAACACCTTGCCGCTCACCGTGGCAGCCCGCGCTTCTGACGGTAGTAAGAGGCAGGACACGGCTGTCGCCAGGATGGCGCACAGTACTTTCATTGCTTTCATTTGGAAACTCTCCAAGCCCGCGATTACAGGGAATAGGCCGCGGCCGTGTCCGGTCTACGAATAGGCCGCGGCCGTGTCCATACTACGTCCGCACTTCGACTTCGAAGGTCACTTCGATGTCCGTCTCGTCGCTCGGGGTCACGCCGTCCTTGGGTGCGTCATCGTAGTGACTCTGAACGATCCGGAACTGACCGTTCCGCGCGTTAGCCGGAACAGTAAGCGTGAATCTGACTCCGACGGGATGATCTACGCCCGAATTCGTCACGTAATCGGATTCCTTGTCCGCATAGGCAACGGTGGCTGGTGCAAACCCCCCAAGGGTATGAAAGAACAACTGGTGGGCCTCGGCTTCCTCCTTCACCTCCTCGGTGATGTCCTCCGGCGGGCTTTCCGTCTCGTTCAACTCCTGTATCACGCCGTCGTAAACCGTACCCGCGTTTACGACGATCTTGCCCACGACCGGCGCGTTTCCGCCTTCGCCGTCCAGATCCTGGAACTGCGCGGTGACCGGCGCTCCCCCGCCCTGGGGCGTAAGCGTGATTCTGAGCGTCGTGATGAGCTCTACTTCACCGGGACCATGGTCATGATCATGATCGTCCTCTTCATGTTCTTCCGGATCGTCGGGACCCATCGGATTAGAGTCATTATCGTCGGCGCAGGAAAACGTCAGCGCGGCGGTGAACACCGCGGCGGCCATGACGGACAGTATGTTCCAGCGATACTTCAACATTTTGGCTTCTCTTCCTTGGCTGTGCTGCGTGAAGTAAAGTGATCTGATTTTTAAATAAGAGGGATCAGGTACAGCGATCCGCGGATCGGTTCCGGTCCGGACAACCCTGACAGGTAACCGCGGGTCCTGTTACTGATTTCGGTGCTGACTGACGCAGGCGAACTCCGAGCCGTTGACTGGGACCAGCCCCGACCATCTGTGTGGATTCGTCCGGGCCGTATCGATACGGCCGGCGATTCGAACGGTCTGAACGGTCTGACCGATCTGAATGGTCAGATCGGTCAGAACAGTCTCAACAGTCAGATCGGTCAGAACAGTCTGGACATATAATCAGGGATGTCCGGAAGGGGACACGGCCGCTCCTGAAGGACTCAGGCAATCGGCCGGAGACCCGGAGCATGCAGGCTGTCGGGTCAGGGAAGAGGCGGCGCACGGTTTCGGTGCTGCTCGACCTGAATTCGAGGGTAACCGGGTTGCGATGCAGCGGCCACGGGGCCGACAAAATCGTAGTCCGGGAGGGTAGGAGATGACTTCTCAAGCACCGCGGAGGACGCGGTGGCGAAAAGGCAGATCTGGCAGTGGTCCACATGTCCGGCGTCGGTCTCCAACTCATCGCAGTCGTGCGGGGGACTGGTGAAAAACACGGCAAATGCGATGACGCAGGAAAGCGTGAGGAGTTTCATGGAAGACCCGTCACCATGTGGCTTGATCTGTCAAAGAAATGGAACAGTCCGACTGAATTCCAGTTACGTGAACATGAACGGTGAGCGCTGGTTCGTCAAGTGGTTCCTTCTCTGCCGCCGAAGGGCACCGCGCTGTGCATATTACGGTCGCCTCACGCTAGAAACAGGCCGCAGTCCGTGCGCGCGGGCAAGCTTGATACCCGTGCGTCTTCTATTCCTCCATGGACATCCCGAAAGGCAGGGACATGCCGAAAGTAACGTTGCGGCCCGGATTGTCAATGAAGTACCTGAAACGGCTCAGATAATCCCGGTACCGCTGGTTGAACAGGTTGCGAATGCCGAATTGCACGCGCACGGGCTGGTCGGCCACGGCGATTTCAGCGTGCAGGTCCAGGTCGAAGAGCTCGTAGCCGGCCGGTGGATCCGCGTAGTCGATGCCTTCGGGGAAGTTGTTCTGCCGCATGACGAAGCGGCCTTCGAACCCGATGCCGGCGTCAAGGAGCCGTCCACCGGTGGGCAGGTGGAAACTCAGGCCGGCGATGAACCTGGTGGACGGCATCTGGTACAGGGGCTGATTCTCCACGGTGTTTCGTCCCCGGACGAACGAGGCGGACAGATGGGTATCAATGTGCGGCGTCAGTTCGTACTCCAGGTACCCGTCGAAGCCCTGGATCACCGCGTCGGACTGGACATAGATGAATTTGGGGAACGCCCCGCGTATCGTCAAGACCAGATCGTCCGCCGGCAGCAGCGAAATGTAGTTGCTGTAATGGGAACGGAAGAGCCCCAGTTCGCCGCGGCCCCTGTCTCCCTGGTAGCGCAGGGTGAGATCCGTGTTCAGACTCGACTCCGTTTGCAGTTCTTTGTCCCCGATTTCGAACTGCGCCGTGCCGTGGTGGACGCCGTGGCTGTACAACTCGTTCACCCCCGGCGGCCGCCAGGCCCGGCCGACATTGGCTGCGACGGCCGTATTCGGGGTCAATTCGTAGATGAGGCCAAGCACACCGGTCATGTTACGGTAGGTGAATATGCCCCCCTCGACGATCTCGGTGGCGCGGCGGCCCGTGTTCGAGTAGATCTCCATCCACCGGTAGTCGTAACGCAGGCCCGTCTCCACCGTCGTCTTTCCCTTCGTCCAGGATTCCAGGGCGAACACGCCGGCACTGTAGGCCAGGAAATCGGGAATGAGAAATCCGGTACTGAAGCGCTTGTTCTCCTGGCGCATGCCACTGATACCGAATTTCCCGTACCAGTTGCCGAGGTTGCCGTGCTGGAAGATCGCGTCGCCGCTGTGGGTCTGCAGTCCCTGGGAGAACCCGGGCCTCGCCACCCCGCCGCTTCTGGCGTGTGAGTCCCACTCCTCCCGCCGGTTGTACTGCTGTCCGTACCTGAGTTCGAGATTGCCCTTCCCCTCGAATCGTACAAGAGATCGAACGGACAGGAGATCGTGGTCCACCCGCTGGCGCGGATTGTCGATTTCGTAGGTGAAAGAGCCTACGATGGTCGGTTCGCCCCGCTCGATGGTCCTTCTCAGGTCCGTTGTGTTGCCGATGTGGGCTCCTTTGAAGATCCCGATCCAGGTGCCGAAATGGCTGAAATAGGCCTCCGTGTCCACGCGGTCCGTCGTATAGCCCAGTGCCACCGAGTAGTCCCGCTCGTCGAACCCGGAATTCCGTATGACGTGGACCGGCGCTTGGGCGTCACCGGCCCGCCGCAGGCTGCTCTGCACCCGCCACTTGAGTCCCCCCGGTCGCCGCAGGGCACCCTGCAGGAGGAGGGAACCCGCGCCCTGTCTGTTGTTTGAGAACAGGTTGGTATTGATCCGGCCGCCCAGGCCCGGTCTCGTGGGCAGTTCCGGCGGTTCGATGCGGATTACGCCCCCGATGGCGCCGGCGCCGTACTGCACGCTGGCGGCGCCCTTGAGCACCTCGATACGGGCCGGGGAAAAGGGATCGATCTCAGGGGCGTGGTCTCCGCCCCACTGCTGGCCCTCCTGTGTAATGCCGGCATTGAGTACCAGGACCCGGGCGCTGTGGACGCCTCGCAGCACCGGCTTCGAAACGGCGGGACCCGTGGTCAGGGTGGATACGCCCGGCAGGGATTCCAGCGTCTCGCCCACCGTCTGGCCCCGGCGTTCTTCCAGGTCGGACAGGGGCAGAACAAGGACGGACTGACTGGACCCGGTGAGTTCGCCCGCCAGGTCCCGGTCACCCGTGACGGTTACCTCGTCACCGATCAGGGTCTCCGGTTCCATGGCTACTTCGAGCACGGTCGGTCTGTTTTCGGTGACGAC is drawn from Gemmatimonadota bacterium and contains these coding sequences:
- a CDS encoding TonB-dependent receptor: MKAMKVLCAILATAVSCLLLPSEARAATVSGKVLNEAGEPMPAVTVVLPALEIGAFTDERGVFRLESVPQGKHAIEFRFVGYRTIRSEILVTENRFPVLEVTMEPEALIGEEVTVTGDRDLAGELTGSSQSILVLPSSALEERRGQTLGETLESLPGVTSLTTGPAISKPVVRGVHSARVLILNAGVTQEGQQWGGDHAPEIDPFAPARIEVLKGAASVQYGAGAIGGVIRIEPPELPVDPGMGGRFNTNLFSNNRQGAASLLVQGALRRSVGLKWRVQGSLRRAGDARAPLHVIRNSGFDERNYSVALGLTTDRVDTEAYFSHFGTWLGIYKGAHIGNTTDLRRAIERGEPGIAGSFTYEIGNPRQRVDHDLLSVRSTVRFERLGNLELRYGQQYNRREEWDAHARGGRTPTRPGFDLGLQTHSGEVIFHHRNFGNWYGKVGVSGMRQRNARFSTGFLIPDFQAYSLGVFALESWTKGKTTIETGLRYDYRWTEIYSNAGRRATEIVEGGIYTYRNMTGVLGLIHEMTPALAVAANVGRAWRPPGVNELYSHGVHHGTAQFEIGDKELDTESNLNTDLTLRYRGDRGRGELGFFRSSYRNFISLLPAGDLVLTIRGAFPKFNYVQSDAVIQGFDGYLEYDTTRYMGAYLSASLVRGRNTAENEPLYQMPPTRLIAGLNFRLPAAGRLLEAGIGFEGRFVLRQEDFPEGIDYADPPAGYNLFDVNLHGELAVADQLVRMQFGVHNLFNKRYRDYLSRFRYFTDNPGRNVTFSLSVPFGQPMEE
- a CDS encoding type 1 periplasmic binding fold superfamily protein, giving the protein MLKYRWNILSVMAAAVFTAALTFSCADDNDSNPMGPDDPEEHEEDDHDHDHGPGEVELITTLRITLTPQGGGAPVTAQFQDLDGEGGNAPVVGKIVVNAGTVYDGVIQELNETESPPEDITEEVKEEAEAHQLFFHTLGGFAPATVAYADKESDYVTNSGVDHPVGVRFTLTVPANARNGQFRIVQSHYDDAPKDGVTPSDETDIEVTFEVEVRT
- a CDS encoding TonB-dependent receptor, which gives rise to MNATKILCAVLAIALSGLVLQVEAQTVAVRGKVLNESGEPLPAVTVMMPALEIGAFTDEKGEFRLENVPAGAHTFEFRFVGYRTVRSEIVVTENRPTVLEVAMEPETLIGDEVTVTGDRDLAGELTGSSQSVLVLPLSDLEERRGQTVGETLESLPGVSTLTTGPAVSKPVLRGVHSARVLVLNAGITQEGQQWGGDHAPEIDPFSPARIEVLKGAASVQYGAGAIGGVIRIEPPELPTRPGLGGRINTNLFSNNRQGAGSLLLQGALRRPGGLKWRVQSSLRRAGDAQAPVHVIRNSGFDERDYSVALGYTTDRVDTEAYFSHFGTWIGIFKGAHIGNTTDLRRTIERGEPTIVGSFTYEIDNPRQRVDHDLLSVRSLVRFEGKGNLELRYGQQYNRREEWDSHARSGGVARPGFSQGLQTHSGDAIFQHGNLGNWYGKFGISGMRQENKRFSTGFLIPDFLAYSAGVFALESWTKGKTTVETGLRYDYRWMEIYSNTGRRATEIVEGGIFTYRNMTGVLGLIYELTPNTAVAANVGRAWRPPGVNELYSHGVHHGTAQFEIGDKELQTESSLNTDLTLRYQGDRGRGELGLFRSHYSNYISLLPADDLVLTIRGAFPKFIYVQSDAVIQGFDGYLEYELTPHIDTHLSASFVRGRNTVENQPLYQMPSTRFIAGLSFHLPTGGRLLDAGIGFEGRFVMRQNNFPEGIDYADPPAGYELFDLDLHAEIAVADQPVRVQFGIRNLFNQRYRDYLSRFRYFIDNPGRNVTFGMSLPFGMSMEE